Below is a genomic region from Streptomyces roseoviridis.
ACGCTGCCGCCCCGGCCCGTACCGTGGGAAGCGTTTCCCGCTCCACGAAGCAAGGTGCGAAAGGCGGTCGACGGTGGCTGCGCGCAAGGAGATCGACGGCTCGGCGAGCGTCCCGGAGTTCTACGGGAAGGAGCTCCGCTTCAAGAGGGAGGAGGCGGGCCTGACGCTGGAACGGCTGGTGGAGGACAGCTTCTACGGCGTGACGTATCTGAGCGAGATCGAACGCGGCCAGCGCCGGATGCCGGTCGATCTGGCCCAGCACGTGGACCGGGTCCTGAAGACGGACGGCTTCTTCGCACGGCGCTGCGAGGACGTGCGGAAGGCGAAACAGGGTGCGCATGCGGCGTACTTCGCGGCGATCGCGGAGGCGGAGAAGCGGGCGTTGGTGATCGAGCGGTGGAGCAACGCGCTGATCCCGGGCCTGCTCCAGACCCCCGCGTACGCCAGGGCCGTTATCCGCTCGACGGAACCGCTCGACACGCCGGAAGAGGTCGAGGCGAGGATCGACGCGCGAATGAAGCGGACGAAGCTCTTCGACGACCCGAAGAAGCCGGAGTATTGGGTCATCCTGCACGAGTCGCTGGTGCGCAATGCCACCATTCCGCCTGTGGATATGGGTGAGCAGCTCGACCACATCGCCGGCTTGGTCCGGCAGGGCCGAATCTTTCTGCAGATCCTTCCTTGGAACGCACCGACACAACCCTTTGTGGAGTTGTCGATGATGTTCATGGAGTTCGAGGACGAGCCACCACTGATGTACACGGAGGGCCCGTATCACGGTCAAACCATCGACGATCCGAGCCTCGTGAAGCAGTACCGCAAGGCATACGATCGCCTCAGGGCCGCCGCCTTGTCGCCGGAGGCGTCCCTCGCTCTGATCGAACAAGCAGCTGAGGACTACCGACATGGCCAGCAACGCCCTTGATCTCACCGCTGCCGTCTGGCGCAAGAGCAGCTACAGCAACGGCAGCGGCGGCGAGTGCGTCGAAGTCGCCTCGGACATCCCCGGCCTCGTCCCGGTCCGGGACTCCAAGCGCCCCGACGGCCCCGTCCTCCTCCTCGCCGCCACCGCCTGGGCGCCCTTCGTCGCATCGGTCAAGACGACTTGCGCATGAGCTCCACCAGGCTGGAGAAGCTGTCCCCGTCCCGCCCCGCGTCCATGCCGCGCTGGAAGAGGGCGGTGACGGCGGCGGGGAG
It encodes:
- a CDS encoding helix-turn-helix transcriptional regulator, whose protein sequence is MAARKEIDGSASVPEFYGKELRFKREEAGLTLERLVEDSFYGVTYLSEIERGQRRMPVDLAQHVDRVLKTDGFFARRCEDVRKAKQGAHAAYFAAIAEAEKRALVIERWSNALIPGLLQTPAYARAVIRSTEPLDTPEEVEARIDARMKRTKLFDDPKKPEYWVILHESLVRNATIPPVDMGEQLDHIAGLVRQGRIFLQILPWNAPTQPFVELSMMFMEFEDEPPLMYTEGPYHGQTIDDPSLVKQYRKAYDRLRAAALSPEASLALIEQAAEDYRHGQQRP
- a CDS encoding DUF397 domain-containing protein translates to MASNALDLTAAVWRKSSYSNGSGGECVEVASDIPGLVPVRDSKRPDGPVLLLAATAWAPFVASVKTTCA